The Pectobacterium carotovorum genome includes a window with the following:
- the kefB gene encoding glutathione-regulated potassium-efflux system protein KefB has translation MESSALLTAGVLFLFVAVVAVPIAARLGIGAVLGYLIAGIAIGPWGLGFIRDVEAILHFSELGVVFLMFIIGLELNPSKLWTLRRSIFGVGAAQVGLSTLLLGGALYLTDFSWQSALIGGVGLAMSSTAMALQLMREKGMNRSESGQLGFSVLLFQDLAVIPALALIPILAGVQGDFGDWERIGLKVAAFLGMLIGGRYLVRPLFRFIAASGVREVFTAAALLLVLGSALFMETLGLSMALGTFIAGILLAESEYRHELEIAIEPFKGLLLGLFFISVGMALNLGILYTHIVKIMIAVLVLVAVKAAVLYFLARVNRMRRSERLQFAGVLSQGGEFAFVLFSAAASFNVLKGEQLPLLLVTVTLSMMTTPLLMQVIDRILVRRYNVQDVPDEKPYVEDDEPQVIVVGFGRFGQVIGRLLMANKMRITVLERDISAVSLMRSYGYKVYYGDATELELLRSAGADKARSIVITCNAPEDTMEIVHLCQQHFPNLEILARARGRVEAHELLQTGVRYFSRETFSSALELGRKTLVTLGMHPHQAMRAQQHFRRLDMRMLRELVPQLTGDVAQISRVKEARRELEDIFQREMQRERRRPSVWDEDDE, from the coding sequence ATGGAGAGTTCCGCGCTACTGACCGCCGGAGTCTTGTTTTTGTTTGTGGCGGTCGTAGCCGTACCGATTGCTGCCCGATTAGGAATTGGTGCCGTACTGGGCTATTTGATCGCCGGAATCGCCATTGGACCCTGGGGGCTCGGCTTCATCCGTGATGTGGAAGCGATTCTGCATTTCTCGGAGCTGGGCGTCGTTTTCCTGATGTTCATCATCGGCCTGGAATTGAATCCCTCCAAGCTCTGGACGCTGCGCCGCTCGATCTTTGGCGTTGGCGCGGCTCAGGTTGGCCTGAGTACGCTGCTTTTAGGCGGCGCCTTGTATCTGACTGACTTTTCGTGGCAGTCCGCGCTGATTGGCGGCGTCGGGCTGGCGATGTCATCGACGGCCATGGCGCTACAGCTGATGCGTGAAAAGGGCATGAACCGTAGCGAGTCCGGGCAGCTTGGCTTCTCTGTCCTGCTGTTTCAGGATTTGGCTGTGATTCCCGCGCTGGCGCTGATTCCGATTCTGGCGGGTGTGCAGGGTGATTTCGGCGATTGGGAACGAATTGGTCTGAAAGTCGCTGCGTTTCTTGGCATGTTAATCGGTGGCCGCTATCTGGTGCGTCCGCTGTTCCGCTTTATTGCGGCATCCGGCGTGCGTGAAGTGTTTACTGCCGCCGCACTGTTGCTGGTGCTCGGTTCGGCGCTGTTTATGGAAACGCTGGGGCTTTCCATGGCGCTAGGTACCTTTATTGCCGGCATTCTGCTGGCGGAAAGCGAGTATCGGCATGAACTGGAAATCGCCATCGAACCGTTCAAAGGTTTGCTGCTTGGCCTGTTCTTTATCTCAGTAGGGATGGCGCTAAATCTCGGCATCCTCTACACCCACATCGTGAAGATTATGATTGCGGTGCTGGTGCTGGTGGCAGTGAAAGCGGCTGTACTGTATTTCCTTGCGCGGGTTAACCGGATGCGCCGCTCCGAGCGCTTGCAGTTTGCCGGGGTGCTGAGCCAGGGCGGTGAGTTCGCTTTCGTCCTGTTTTCCGCTGCGGCCTCATTCAATGTCTTGAAAGGCGAACAGTTGCCGCTATTGCTGGTGACGGTGACGCTATCGATGATGACAACACCGCTGCTGATGCAGGTGATCGACCGCATTCTGGTTCGTCGTTACAACGTGCAGGATGTGCCGGATGAGAAACCGTATGTCGAGGATGACGAGCCGCAGGTGATTGTGGTGGGGTTCGGACGTTTTGGGCAGGTGATTGGTCGCTTATTAATGGCGAACAAAATGCGGATTACCGTTCTGGAGCGTGACATCAGCGCCGTGAGCCTGATGCGCAGCTATGGCTATAAAGTTTACTATGGCGATGCCACAGAGCTGGAACTGCTGCGTTCGGCGGGCGCGGATAAAGCGCGCTCAATCGTGATCACCTGTAATGCGCCGGAAGACACGATGGAAATTGTGCATCTCTGTCAGCAACATTTTCCAAATCTGGAGATTCTGGCGCGGGCACGTGGGCGTGTTGAAGCCCACGAGTTATTGCAGACGGGCGTACGATACTTCTCGCGTGAAACCTTTTCCAGCGCGCTGGAACTGGGGCGGAAAACGCTGGTGACGCTGGGCATGCACCCCCATCAGGCGATGCGCGCGCAACAGCATTTCCGCCGTCTGGATATGCGCATGCTGCGTGAGCTGGTGCCACAGCTGACGGGAGATGTGGCACAAATCTCCCGTGTGAAAGAGGCGCGCCGCGAACTGGAGGATATTTTCCAACGGGAAATGCAGCGTGAGCGCCGCCGGCCTA